Part of the Zingiber officinale cultivar Zhangliang chromosome 6A, Zo_v1.1, whole genome shotgun sequence genome, TCTCGTGGGCGAGCATCTCCAAAGGGGTTTGATCCTTTGCCTCTCTTCTCTATTGGCTGCTTATGCTGCTCCCCTTGAATTTCTTGTTCGTTGTCCTGCTCCTTCCCTGCTAATACTTCTTCTCGTGGGCGAGCTTCTCCAAAGGGGTTGGAACCTTTGCTTCTCTTCTCTATTAGCTGCTTATGCTGCTCCCCTTGAATTTCTTGTTCGCTGTTTCCATCGGGCGCTGGGGAAGAACGAGGCTGCAGCACAAGCCTACGCCTCTCCCCACTATTTCGTTCTGTTTCCCTCCTCTCTGTATCTGGATCAGTAACGAAATCCTTCTTCCTACCCCATGTTTCGGAATCGGCTCCAGCTCCGAAAGATCCCTCCTTGCTGAACATGTCGAACCCCCCTCTCCTCTCCCTGGGCGCATCAAATCCGCTGTTACTTATCCTCCGGGCGTCCACCGGAGGTGCAACGCTTTTGCTCGAGATCCAGCTATCGGATTCGTCCGCCTTCGACTGCGAGTCAAAGAAACCCCCTGTTCCACCCCTCTCCCTCCTCTCGGGCACTAGGGATTTCTTCGCCGCTCCCCAGTCGTCGATCTCGTCGGCACGGGATGGGCCAAGTTCCCTCTCAGATCCACCTCCAGATCCGCCGAAACCTCCTCTCCTCGCATCATCGGACCCCCTAGACGAACCCCAACGGCTGGGGTCGGAATCCTCACCCGACGCAGCTCGGCCACGGGAACCGCCGGCGCCGTACGATGTGTATCCGAAACCCCTGGAGGATGAGCGCTCGAGCTCCTCGGCAGAGCGCTCGCGCGGGCCGGTAGGGAGGAGGATGAGCTCGTCGGCCGTGAGGCCTTTGGATGAAGAGGAGGATGCGAATCGACCGCCAGTGCCGTGAGCGACGGGTTTCCCGGTAGTAAACTCCGCAAAGGAGATGGGCTgcgcctttttcttcttcttggatgtcttaGAGGAAGCGGCGGCAGCGAGGGAGGGGAACTCCTGCTGCGGTTGCTGCGCCAGCGACGCATCGCCGTCATCCTCCTTGCCCATGGAAGCCTCGTGCTCGGCGTCCAAGGCCCACGCGCCTGGTTTCGCCCACGCCGAGACGGAAGACGCCATCGATCTTCTCTGAGTAACCGAGCGAAAGTTTTGGCGGATCGGTAGCAAGCATTCCTTGACTTATATACAAAGCGAATTAAAAGGATTTCCGAACCGGATTTACCGACTCGTCTCGTTTACACAATTCTATCCCAATAGAAATTCATATTCACATGGGACCCACCGTATTACCAACTCATGATACGTCATTTGCATGTTTGCTGCCTCGCATACTGTGCGCCGTAGGATGAACCGTGAGGGTGTGAGTGGTGACGTGGCGTCGATAAGGGATCGGATGGGGAATCGGATTCGAGCCGGTAGGTTGGGCGCTATATCAGTGgctcatttcttcttctttcagCTGACAAAAGGGGGTTTAAGAGTTCGATTAACTCTTAAATGAGTGGATTCTTTCTATCTGCTCCCACCCGAGCCGGTCGAAGACGATGCATGGGCTGTCTTGATGGGAGTGTTTAATTTGGTGGAAACAGATCTAGATCTCTACTTGTCTTCTTCTTTCAGACGGAGATAGAGGAAAAGATTTGATATGGAAGAATGAAGATGCTGTCGAGGGAGCAACGGAGGAGAAGAAAAGGAGGTGCAGGATTGTTCCATGAAAACTTTTTTTTAAGTTGAGTATCCCTACCTCTTTGAATTGATTGAAGGAGAACGTTCCCGTCCACTGCAATTTTGCTATCGGAATAAATTATAAAACAAAATGATTATACTCATCTCAAATAATAATTAGGGGTGTTAGAAATTTTTCTCTGAACGTCCGTCGATGATAATTGATTTATGCCATATTATAACAAATATACCACCCTTTAAATAAGCGAGCATTTCATGAGGTGTTATAGTGCGGCATTGTTGGAAATTTCCATGGACGCTTAATTAATTATGGAAGAGATTAgcgttaaaatatatattttttaattgccATGGAGTGTTCAAGCCTTTCGGAGAATGGTAGTGTGGCCTACAGCAGTACCAAATGGATTATTTGATACCAACAGCTGAGGAAAGAGGGCACCTTGTTTCATGGCATAATGATCATGTCATCCGTTAACGAACATATTGATGTGGGCTTTCTCCAGAGATGGCCGTCTCTGGCCGGTAGACAAAGTGAGATGGATTTGAATGGCAGACTGTTGGTATAAGAAATATTAGATTattgaatttatattttgataatggtaaaaaatttaaagttaagttgtcttattatttaataaatgtgattgagtttgtaggaaagtcttaTGTATATTTAGATAAAAGTCTTAATGGatattaggtaggtggaaaattcTAAGGGAaagtaatcctaggtcctaggggaggtAATCCTAGATCCTAGaggatggtaaccttaggtggaaagtcttgataGGTCGTgaactttgggcaaaatcctagagtcgagactttaggtgaaaatcgtgatggtcacgaaccaggtgaaagtctggacgggttgTGGAGCGGATGCCCAGTATGAAAATATGAAGTCTCGAGCGTTGAGAAAatgtccagtcggtctggaggaccggtatggcaaaaggtaaactctcttgagaggagtaggtgaggacgcattccccaaaGAGGAACAGTAGAtattggttcgacctaggatttctagTGAAATTcgaaagttagaaccggacagttcgAAAACTATCAAAAGTCATATATTgtctttttattatttgttatttgtctAATTCTGTTTTGTAGAGAAACTAATAATTGTGCAAGGTTAGTTTCGactttgatcggtcgatcgaactggagatcggtcgaccgaacctccaagcaaatagattagtggcgccgtctgtgggaacgcacctgcattcgaacaagagcaatggacgaggctggacgacaacacacggtggcgctttcaacagaagaactcgaagctctggtcgagatgagggctgcCAAACtagtggagcaaaaacaaaaaacatCAGCCGAACGGccagagcaacaagcaacatctgcgtcaggtggccgagcggaagcacctccagccaccgtcgcattccatcgggccttatttcgcacccctgaagccgcaccagctcgaagagatagaggctcttcttcagacgaaattccaaggcgagatgacagaaaaggaaaagctccccgggcggactcatctcccgagcggatcaatcgccaattctcggaggctatcctacgagaccctctacccaagcactacgtgcctccgacgatcggcgagtacaatggaacgacggacccggatgatcatctgggtaagtttgataacacagccacgctccatcaatacaccgatggagtgaagtgccgagtctttcttaccactctctcgggatctgctcaacggtgattccggaggctgccggacggatccatcactagcttcaaggaattccgaacggccttcctccaccacttcgccagtagtcggcgttatcaaaagacaagtgtcagcttattcgccatcaagcaagagccaagagatTCGCTTCGAGgttatattcagcgattcaaccaagtggcgatggatatccccacggccacatcggagacgatgataaatgccttcacgcaaggccttgtggatggggacttctttcggtcgctcatccgaaagccgccccgagattatgatcacatgctacatcgggccaacgaatatataaacgtggaagaagcgcaagccgctcggaaaaaggaaactccagccgagcgcgcacctgttcatgccgagcggaaacagcacgccgctcagcagccacccagaggaccgagggccgaagcaattcgatcccctcacgccagatcgcacgtacaagaagtggctgccgctcggcccaagccaaagaagaggtggacccctatgttctgcaccttccaccagacggatacgcacaacacgagggattgccgaagtcttccctttgtgtccaatcctgttcccaggaaagccgaacgacggtcgcctcccatcgacaggagacgtaggactcatgaagctgaccggacccgcaccgaggggcgacatcagcagacacccgatcggcacagacctccgaggcaggagaatcgccgggcgtccagagagcggtcacgaccgtccgctcgggaggaggaaaataggagcaatacttcccggggcgagatcaacgttattgctggtgggccgaccggaggagactccaaccgagccagaaaggcgggcgtccggcagctgcagatccacgcgatcggctgtagccaagagcgggcaagtggaccggaaatcactttcggacccggggacttagagggagtagaagtgccccacgacgacgcgctgctcattaaagcggtaatagcaaattacaccattcaccgcatatttgttgacacagggagctcggtcaacatcatattcaagaaggcatttgatcagctgcaaattgatcgagccgagctgctgcccatggcgaccccgctctacgggtttacgggcaacgaagttcacccggtcggacagatccggctggctacctcgctgggagaggagccgctcaggaggaccaggacaataaacttcgtggtggtcgactctccctcgtcctacaacgtcattttgggacgaccggcgctcggcgaattccgagcggttgtctcaaccttccaccagaagataaaattccccgtggaggataaagtaggagaagtacgtggagatcagctagcagctcggcggtgctatatagagatgatccgagcagaagcttgttccgctcggaaggcgccccgaatcgaggtacacgccataaccgagaaacctcctgctttaacttatgatgaaaaggaggaagttcagatccatctgacccgatcggaggccacgacttttatcgcctctgatctggaggaagaacagaaggcgatccaatgcctccaacgaaatcatgatgtcttcgtctggacgacacatgagttgcccgaatTTCGCGAGCCTaacgcagcatgagttgcatgtccgacagACGCTCGGCGGTGAAGCGAGAGGAAAGAGATTTCGGTCGGCGAATgctatcatccgggcggaagtagaaacttctagaggccggccacatacgcgaggtgcagttcccgagctggctggccaacgtggtattggtctccaagccgggcggcaagtggagagtttgcatcgactttcgggacttaaacaaagcatgccccaaagatttttatcctttgccccggatagatcagctggtggactctacggccggctgtgaattaatttgcatgctcgacgcctaccagggctatcaccaagtaccgctcgcccgtgaagatcaggaaaaggttagcttcgtgacaatgtgatgccgttcggattgaagaatgccggggccacctatcaacgcctgatgaacaaagtgttcagggagcagatcgggcggaatctggaagtttatgtggacgacattcttatcaaatccttccgagcggccgatctcttcaaggacatggaagaaacctttcaAACGCTACGcagatatggagtcaagctaaatccccagaaatgcttgttcggagcaaaaggggggcgtttcttgggatatatagtgaccgagcggggaattgaagccaatcctagcaaggtgaaagctctgcaagacatgccgcctcccagaaatacaagggaagtgcaacggttaaccggtcggataactgctttgtccagattcatctccaaaaccgccgaccggagcctaccattcttcaagatcctgcgcaaggctaccaggttccagtgggatgaggaatgtgaccgagcgttcgaagaattgaaaacatatctgaattctctgcatatacttgccaagccgatcgggggtgagtcactttatctgtatctgtcgtcaactgagctcagcacttgtgagggcgagcggcgaagagcagccggtgtattttctaagccacattttaaaagatgctgaatctcgttacaccgggctcgagaagttggcctttgctttgattctagccgctcggcgccttcgaccatatttcttggctcacaccatcatcgtccggacaaacagtccactaggaagagtgatgttgaatccagaagcgtccggacggctcatcaagtggacgacagaactaagtgaatttgacatccaataccagccccgctcggcaatcaaagcgcaatccttggctgattttgtgaccgaagtgcagaggccagagccggaagctctgtggaggatatatgtggatgggtcttccactcgactcggaagtgggattggaatattgctgatctcacctcaagaagaaaagatgcacctatccgtccggctggactacaaagccaccaacaatgaagcagagtatgaggccctcatagccggattacaggcagcacggcatgtgggagccggtcgggtgactctctattcggattcacagttggccgctcagcaactttctggtacctttgaaatcaacagcgttcggcttaagctctacgctgaagcctttgaaaaactcaaagctactttccgagaggttcttattcaAAAGAtttcccgaacggagaaccaggcagccgatgagttagccaaactagcaggttctataacgccgatcgccattcagcaaccaattgaaaaagtactgctggtggcgcacgtcgaccggatggaaggcctcacatttccaagcgactggaggacacccatcatagagttcctccgctcgggagccacaccggccggtcgggatgaagcccagctgctcaggaggagggccagtcggttcacactcatcggcgatcagctctacaagaaggctttctctcgcccactgttgaagtgtgtgagctcggaagactcggcttacatcctccaagaggtacatcaaggatcgtgcggaggacatccgggtggaagatcactagctaagaagattttgctagctggatacttttggccgaccttacaaatagacgccgccCGGACAGTATCTacttgcctttcatgccagaagtatcacaacgtctcccaccgaccggcagaggagatgaaggcatcaaccgtctcatgtccgttcgatcaatggggaatggatattgtgggtccatttcctatggcgaccgggcagaggaaatttttgctagtggcggtcgattatttctccaagtgggtggaggccgagccactagccaggatcaccgagcagatggtcaagaaattcatctggcaacatatcatctgtaggttcggtatccctcgccgattggtttccgacaacgggcggcaattcacagggaaggtgctggaagattggtgcaaaagctacggcatcgagcaacacttcacgtctgtggcttacccccaaagcaacggtcaagccgaagtagccaaccgggaaattctccgtattctgcgcgctcggctcgaccacgtgggaggaagttggccggatgaagtgccgggcgttttatgggccatccgaacgacgccaaaagaagggacaggagtcacgccgttccatttggtatacggcggtgaggccgtcattccggtcgaagtcggcgtcgagtccgcgcggatccagtgttatgatgaaggcaacgccgagcggagaaacatggagctggatttggtcgacgaagagcgtgccaaggcatccgttcggctgatggcctatcgtcaacgaatgaagcaaaactacaaccgacgcgtcattcccagatcattccaggtaggcgacctggtctggaagaaagtcaagccggtcggcgacgtcggcaagcttgaagctccgtgggcaggtcccttcaaaatcatcgaaaagctccgctcgggcgcgtattatttggaggatgaggacggtagggagctagataggccgtggagcgcgaaccacctccagccttaccgggcggggtgaaaggtgtgcctatgtaaatcatcctgtgtacatttttcgattgattactggaaatgcagaaatgaaaagtcaaaagagcgaatataaggcattatcatcgaagaacgaaggccccgcgccgctcggccggaggtaaatgggtcgagccaagcgctcgaggaacgaaggccccgcgctgctcggccggaggtaaatgggtcgagccaagcgctcgaagaacgaaggccccgcgccgctcggccggaggtaaatgggtcgagccaagcgctcgaggaacgaaggccccgtgccgttcggacgGAGGCAACTTATTCGAGCCAAAATGCCCGACGAagtagaccctgagccgttcggccatgaATACGTTCTCCaagttgggtgaaaggtgcgtgatcctgttcgaaccagaaatcaacagacactgggcacgtggcgctccctggctcgctgatgtagatctccgactggtggcgcgatgctccggctaacctgcacagaagtcgggccgggaagggggttcccggcgacgaccctccgacgctcaagtcaggtaaattacgatgaacaaggtggctcccaaagtctcagagtacgtacccagaatcctctgtcgatgaaacctgaggttctttatatagagctgtgaaaggtttgggcccgcgtaccaaggtgcacaagtgtcctctgtcctatcctaggtatgcggctgtcataaagcttacctgtcctttcctaggtacgcggctgtcagaaagtttacctgacccatatcgctacagtcaaagcatgccctcgatgggacagcagaatcccctgtcacaagatttggagcatggcacacacgtgaaacctacaggttgtcaaagaaagaaatcctctggcctattcctttgctccaaacttgtagtccgagcggacagatacctaaacatccgaccggacatccgcaatggtttacttgtgctttgtggagactaacaaacaggggtgctttatgactacggtcggtcaaaaggtcagctcggtccatgaccttttatcggcggaaccccgatttgacaggtgcctcccaactataagtgcggCCGGACGGACCCTccggtactcgattccatcggccggctggcaatcggaccggccgtctccggccgtccggtcggaccacactctcctcgggTGGGCCCTTTGACTtcccttggcgttgactttgcaagaaaaggGGGGGCACTCTTactcggatcacttgccttccttcaagtctagtcgaaggaggcgatagTCCGTGGAccgtgagtctagccgaacggctcttccatgctaatactcccccggtcagcggcagagatatccttgaatgaatcaatgatggctttcgccagatctcctcgcgttctgcgccaatcttcgacatcaatgtcgatcataccttcattaaatgcttcgaatgattgactgccacgtggagcaatgccatcagagtacggaggcggttgcatgatatttggatgtgaccgaagcaattcgaaataaacggctagatgtatgcattgattcccgtgacctggatccgacggtggaggccgaccggccctcaccctataaattcttcgtttccttctcgcctTTACCTCTTCTGTTGCTCTCTGcgctgtggagctccggcgatcttgttgctgccttctgacgctctccggcgcctttcctcgattcatctcccctcagtaaggttttagatctctcctccttcctttccggtatctaatccgtatttcttcccctagctcgagtctttgaaattccattccttcgtctttggaacttccttttttGATTTATCCTGtccggatcatggccagttcctctcctctcgaagaacaatccctaggcccatggtatactaccatgcgatcccgtttcgaacaacgggattttgatatattggctgacaatttcgaaatccccgaggatatcgagGTTCGCTGGCTGGTCTGCTCGCCACCTGAGACCGCCATGGTGGTTTCTGTGTCTTCGCGACCAATTTCATCACGGATCTGCGGTTCCCGTACATCCTTTCATAGCAGACGtcaattattttggcgtgccgctcggaagtttagtaccaaacaccttccgtctcctctacGCGTTGTCgctttgtttaagattcacaacattcccctctgaggtcttcttttatttctattatcctaagcaagccgagccgggcacctttatgttccaagctcggcccggtttggtcttcttcaataaactacccacttccaataaacattggaaggactattatttctatatCCGCATGCCcatcagccaaactttccgacccagtggcaagtcagtctacctcctactcccgagttgaagaaattcaagacccgaccggattatcttcacgccgaaATGTACTAgccatcaacaaacttcttcacgagggagtgatgtacatttttgggctgagtcctatacggaccccacttccgaccggcttcggtaagaattttgcttgggcacttgctttaattgctaactgatttcttcctctcttcatgcagctgacatcgtcatggactcgatgatggccggcgttctgaagAGGAAGGCAGCGgcggccaaggaaatgaaggcgctgggtattcagccggtcggttctcacgaaggagagagcggcactcaggctgaatcggccgctcaggcctctcaacaaCAGGTGGCCAGCGGAGCTACTCCCTCCAGGGAACTaacggcccccgaggaagggtccgttcgggaggaagaACAGCCGctgcaaaagaggcgccgggtggagactccgctgcgctcggctacctccgcggtccaaccatccgatcGGGCCGCCGTGGCTGCTAAAGGAAAGGAGCCTGTGCCcgagaccatttcgtccgaccggacgccttctgactgggacgagctgccTGCTCCGGTTGAagccactccggtcgacactctcccccccgCTCGCCGTGcagtccaacgttcgaccatccattcaCGGTGCCAGCTTCTGATCCCGATCACGTAATGtcgttactcttcatcttccgatcAAGAGTTGCTGAGGCCGACCGcccaccgtgcccgagcacaccattactttgaaagggcctccGCCGAGATGTGGGCGCGCGTGGCAGTGATCCCCCTCcggaacttagccaacagccacatgcaagcggctacgggggtaagtttgttgttttttcaagttttgcctaaatatttcagctcggcttttaacaaccgggccttcttgcttcagagatgggtggaagagatagcagtttccagccgcctggctatggcggacgaggagataagacaactgcgggcggcaggcggtccgagcggctcccaaggcccatcctactccgagctgcaaaaagagctgaagaggGCTTAAACTCTActagctgctgagcagaagaaaacagctgaccaggcccacgccctagtcgagtccgagcgacaggtcaagtcacttgacacaaagataactctggccaccactcggaagaacacaaccatctccgatctggagaagaaaaacgtggaggcccggggcctggagttgaagataaaggagctgacggagcagctcgattgggagaaggcaggccgctcggccgatgcggagaagattgagCGTCTGAATGAGGctctcacaagctcccaggcaaccttcaaagaataccaggatgccgagccgagccgagtcgccgctctccgacaaagccacatccgatcgcccgagttctcggagaaaatttgcgagcggatgtactcagctttcgacttggccattacggccactatgacctatctgaagtcgaagggccttcttccggagtccaccaatattccggccggcgatcaggtggagctcctgagcaacattccgagggacctctacgactacatcgagtaattcttgtaatttcgccgctcggctgaacatgaacctttttgtacttaggtcactcggcctaaggttttaattttaatgaaatgctttcctttcgtgtactctatctttttgcactgttcccttgctaacacttgtactgtccgctcgtcttctatcacatcataccttgggcattcgaggtgcattcttgcaagtgttttccccagctcttCCGTTCGGCCGAATATCATTCTGTGTTGCTAGCCAGAATCGCTTGTTATAAgccgatccgaaccttttatacctcgagtccgaGCGGAAATTAGCGTCGGTCTGACTCGGCGGAGAATACGGATAATTGCAGTGTCGACGATAtaccgctcggattatttatagacgccggctcgtctctctatttttaacgacggagctcgtcggttcgtccgctcggattatttatagacgccggctcgtctctcgatttttaacgacggagctcgtcggttcgtccgctcggattatttatagacgccggctcgtctctcgatttttaacgacggagctcgtcggcgcggatatttatagccggacgtcgcggctctcgatctttaatgacggagctcgtcggcgcggatatttatagccggacggcgcggctctcgatctttaacgacggagctcgtcggcgcggatatttatagccggacggcgcggctctcgatctttaacgacggagctcgtcggcgcggatatttatagccggacggcgcggctctcgatctttaacgacggagctcgtcggttcgtccgctcggattatttatagacgccggctcgtctctcgatttttaacgacggagctcgtcggcgcggatatttatagccggacggcgcggctctcgatctttaacgacggagctcgttggcgcggatatttatagccggacggcgcggctctcgatctttaacgacggagctcgtcggcgcggatatttatagccggacggcgcggctctcgatctttaacgacggagctcgtcaccgcggatatttatagccggacggcgcgactctcgatctttaacgacggagctcgtcggttcgtccgctcggattatttatagacgccggctcgtctctcgatttttaacgacggagctcgtcggcgcggatatttatagccggacggcgcggctctcgatctttaacgacggagctcgtcggttcgtccgctcggattatttatagacgccggctcgtctctcgatttttaacgacggagctcgtcggcgcggatatttatagccggacggcgcggctctacggtttaacgtctgggctagacgaccttcaaggctaactccttaccaggtcgagcgaccttggccttcctttcaGCAGAGGATACCCTGTGCTTTCATctttctacttcctgcatcgcaagtacataggcgacccaaAAGTATATAAgtttatatttagcgcacctttcacccaacttGGAGAACGTATtcatggccgaacggctcagggtctactT contains:
- the LOC121998002 gene encoding eukaryotic translation initiation factor 4B3-like, which codes for MASSVSAWAKPGAWALDAEHEASMGKEDDGDASLAQQPQQEFPSLAAAASSKTSKKKKKAQPISFAEFTTGKPVAHGTGGRFASSSSSKGLTADELILLPTGPRERSAEELERSSSRGFGYTSYGAGGSRGRAASGEDSDPSRWGSSRGSDDARRGGFGGSGGGSERELGPSRADEIDDWGAAKKSLVPERRERGGTGGFFDSQSKADESDSWISSKSVAPPVDARRISNSGFDAPRERRGGFDMFSKEGSFGAGADSETWGRKKDFVTDPDTERRETERNSGERRRLVLQPRSSPAPDGNSEQEIQGEQHKQLIEKRSKGSNPFGEARPREEVLAGKEQDNEQEIQGEQHKQPIEKRGKGSNPFGDARPREEVLARKGQDWKKIDEQLETIKIRDVLSESSSFGRKGLEATNETQRPPESRADNAWRKADATVSSPARENKVDDPNN